One Phaseolus vulgaris cultivar G19833 chromosome 2, P. vulgaris v2.0, whole genome shotgun sequence DNA window includes the following coding sequences:
- the LOC137811604 gene encoding V-type proton ATPase subunit a2-like, giving the protein MVNEGNCLPKMDLLRSEPMQLAQLIIPIESAHRAISYLGDLGLFQFKDLNVDKSPFQRTYASQIKRCGEMARRLRLFKEQMMKAGVSPSTTSAREDNVDLESLEVKLEELEADLLEINANNEKLKHTYNELSEYKLVQEKVGEFFSSAKNNAVAHQKKLEVQITVERSIDSPLLWEQEETSTKQIKLGFISGLVSREKSVPFERILFRATRGNVFLKQAVVDHSVLDLTSGEKVHKNVFVVFYSGESVKSKILKICDAFGANRYPFSDDLSKQLQTITEVSGRLAELKTTIEAGLLHRSTLLQTIGYHYDQWSLQLKKEKSIYHTLNMLSINVTKKCLLAEGWCPVFATTQIHKVLEQATVDCSSQVGVIFQVLHTKESPPTYFCTNKFTSSFQEIVDAYGVAKYQEANPGVYTIITFPFLFAVMFGDWGHGICLLLAALYLVINEKKFSTQKLGDIMEMAFGGRYIITMMALFSIYTGMIYNEFFSVPFELFGPSAYGCRDPSCGDASTIGLIKVRDTYPFGVDPKWHGTRSELPYLNSLKMKMSILLGVSQMNLGIIMSYYNAKYFENNINIWYQFVPQMIFLNSLFGYLSLLIIVKWCTGSQADLYHVVIYMFLSPTEDLGENQLFVGQKLLQLVLLLLALVAVPWMLVPKPFLLKKQHKERHQGQSYALLYNADDPNESESQSVSCDHDEFDFSEVFVHQLIHTIEFVLGAVSNTASYLRLWALSLAHSELSSVFYDKVLLLAWGYNNTIILIVGIFVFICATVGVLLLMETLSAFLHALRLHWVEFQNKFYEGDGYKFFPFSFTLLTDEDEL; this is encoded by the exons ATGGTGAATGAAGGTAATTGTCTCCCCAAGATGGATCTGCTAAGGTCAGAGCCTATGCAATTGGCTCAATTGATCATTCCAATCGAATCAGCTCATCGAGCCATCTCTTACCTTGGCGATCTCGGCCTCTTCCAATTCAAAGAT CTCAATGTAGATAAAAGTCCATTCCAGCGAACTTATGCTTCTCAG ATTAAACGATGTGGGGAAATGGCGCGTAGGCTACGGTTGTTTAAGGAACAAATGATGAAAGCAGGTGTCTCACCCTCAACGACATCAGCGAGGGAGGATAATGTTGATCTGGAAAGTTTGGAG GTTAAACTTGAAGAACTCGAAGCTGACCTCCTAGAGATTAACGCAAATAATGAGAAGTTGAAACACACTTACAATGAGCTATCAGAGTATAAACTTGTTCAAGAGAAG GTTGGTGAATTTTTCTCTTCAGCAAAAAACAATGCCGTAGCTCACCAGAAAAAGCTTGAAGTTCAGATAACTGTTGAAAGGTCTATTGACAGCCCATTATTATGGGAACAG GAGGAGACGTCAACAAAGCAAATTAAGCTGGGCTTTATCAGTGGACTTGTTTCGAGGGAAAAATCAGTTCCTTTCGAAAGAATTCTATTTCGTGCTACTAGGGGAAACGTTTTTCTCAAACAGGCTGTGGTTGATCATTCTGTTCTTGATCTTACGTCAGGGGAGAAG GTTCATAAAAATGTATTTGTTGTCTTTTATTCTGGAGAAAGTGTTAAAAGTAAAATTCTGAAAATATGTGATGCTTTTGGAGCAAATCGTTATCCTTTCTCAGATGACTTGAGTAAACAGCTTCAGACGATAACAGAG GTTTCAGGAAGACTTGCAGAATTGAAGACTACCATAGAGGCAGGATTGCTTCACCGGAGCACTCTATTGCAGACAATTGGATATCACTATGATCAGTGGAGCCTTCAG TTGAAGAAGGAAAAATCCATTTATCACACTCTAAATATGCTTAGCATTAATGTGACAAAGAAATGTCTCCTTGCAGAAGGTTGGTGTCCTGTTTTTGCGACAACCCAG ATTCACAAAGTATTGGAGCAGGCAACTGTGGACTGCAGTTCTCAAGTTGGGGTGATATTTCAGGTCTTACATACAAAGGAATCACCGCCTACCTACTTTTGCACAAACAAATTCACTTCTTCTTTTCAAGAAATTGTAGATGCCTATGG AGTCGCCAAATACCAGGAAGCAAATCCCGGTGTGTACACAATTATCACGTTTCCATTTCTTTTTGCTGTAATGTTCGGCGACTGGGGGCATGGCATATGCCTATTACTGGCGGCTTTGTATCTCGTGATCAACGAGAAAAAATTTTCGACTCAG AAACTTGgagacataatggaaatggcTTTCGGTGGACGCTATATTATTACGATGATGGCACTCTTCTCAATCTATACCGGGATGATATATAATGAGTTCTTCTCTGTTCCATTTGAATTATTTGGACCCTCTGCCTATGGATGTCGTGATCCTTCATGCGG GGATGCTTCTACAATAGGTTTAATAAAAGTACGTGACACTTATCCATTTGGTGTGGATCCTAAATGGCATGGTACTCGGAGTGAACTTCCATATCTTAATTCTTTGAAGATGAAGATGTCAATTCTGCTGGGGGTATCCCAAATGAATCTTGGAATCATAATGAGTTACTATAATGCAAAATACTTcgaaaacaatataaatatcTG GTACCAGTTCGTTCCACAGATGATATTCTTAAATAGCTTGTTTGGCTACCTTTCACTCCTCATAATTGTAAAATGGTGCACTGGATCACAGGCTGACCTGTATCATGTGGTTATATACATGTTCCTAAGCCCAACTGAGGATTTAGGTGAAAACCAGCTTTTTGTTGGTCAAAAGCTCCTTCAA CTTGTGTTACTACTGTTGGCACTTGTTGCCGTACCATGGATGCTAGTACCAAAGCCCTTTCTCCTGAAGAAGCAACATAAAGAA AGGCATCAAGGTCAATCTTACGCTTTGCTGTACAACGCGGATGATCCTAACGAATCAGAGTCACAAAGTGTTTCCTGTGACCATGATGAGTTTGACTTCAGCGAGGTTTTTGTGCACCAACTTATACATACAATCGAATTTGTGCTTGGAGCGGTGTCTAATACAGCTTCGTATCTACGTTTGTGGGCGCTCAG CTTAGCTCATTCGGAGCTGTCCAGTGTTTTCTATGACAAAGTTCTGCTTCTGGCCTGGGG GTACAATAACACTATTATTCTCATTGTTggcatttttgtttttatctgtGCAACTGTTGGTGTGTTACTGTTAATGGAAACTCTAAGTGCTTTCTTGCATGCTTTGAGACTTCACTGGGTAGAGTTCCAGAACAAATTTTACGAGGGAGATGGTTACAAGTTCTTTCCGTTTTCCTTTACTTTACTCACGGATGAAGATGAGCTGTAA